A genome region from Rattus norvegicus strain BN/NHsdMcwi chromosome 17, GRCr8, whole genome shotgun sequence includes the following:
- the Fam8a1 gene encoding protein FAM8A1, whose product MAEGPEEARSRPPGQDGGSEDHEPVPSGPGSPSSSSAAAPRPPALTTVASAVPEPEPQCELRKRRETGAEPQEPGGCEASDGPGRLSAREYSRQVHEWLWQSYCGYLTWHSGLAALPAYCGPPPAAPQPAAPPPPPPPPQLAYYNPFYFLSAAAPGPGAATSAGATPTAVAGLTARAPHVQASARAVPVTRVGSAAPARTASDTGRQAGREYVIPSLAHRFMAEMVDFFILFFIKATIVLSIMHLSGIKDISKFAMHYIIEEIDEDTSMEDLQKMMIVALIYRLLVCFYEIICIWGAGGATPGKFLLGLRVVTCDTSVLIAPSRVLVIPSSNVSITTSTIRALIKNFSIASFFPAFITLLFFQHNRTAYDIVAGTIVVKRNGVR is encoded by the exons ATGGCAGAGGGGCCCGAGGAAGCCCGGAGCCGCCCTCCCGGGCAGGACGGCGGTAGCGAGGACCACGAGCCGGTCCCTTCCGGACcaggctctccctcctcctcctccgccgccGCCCCCCGGCCCCCGGCTCTCACGACCGTCGCCTCGGCGGTGCCGGAGCCGGAGCCGCAGTGCGAGCTCCGGAAGCGCCGGGAGACGGGCGCAGAGCCTCAGGAGCCGGGGGGCTGCGAGGCGTCGGACGGGCCGGGGCGGCTGAGCGCGCGCGAGTACTCGCGGCAGGTGCACGAATGGCTGTGGCAATCCTACTGCGGCTACCTCACCTGGCACAGCGGCCTGGCCGCCCTCCCCGCCTACTGCGGCCCGCCTCCCGCCGCCCCTCAGCCCGCAGCCCCGCCGccgcccccgccgccgccgcagCTCGCTTACTACAACCCCTTCTACTTCCTAAGCGCTGCGGCGCCAGGGCCGGGGGCGGCCACGAGCGCCGGCGCCACCCCGACAGCCGTCGCGGGCCTGACGGCCCGGGCCCCGCACGTGCAGGCATCTGCCCGGGCGGTCCCTGTGACCAGGGTGGGCTCTGCAGCCCCTGCACGGACGGCGAGCGACACCGGGCGGCAGGCAG GTAGAGAGTATGTCATTCCATCCTTGGCCCACAGATTTATGGCAGAGATGGTGgatttctttattctcttctttatAAAAGCGACCATTGTCCTGAGCATCATGCATCTCAGTGGGATAAA GGACATCTCTAAGTTTGCCATGCACTATATAATAGAAGAGATTGATGAAGACACATCAATGGAAGACCTGCAGAAAATGATGATTGTGGCACTTATATACAGGTTGTTAGTTTGTTTCTATGAG ATAATTTGCATTTGGGGAGCAGGGGGAGCTACCCCAGGGAAGTTCCTGCTAGGGCTTCGAGTTGTGACATGTGACACATCAGTACTCATTGCTCCAAGTCGGGTTTTAGTGATTCCTTCCTCAAATGTTAGCATCACAAC GTCCACCATTCGAGCTTTGATCAAGAATTTTTCTATTGCTTCTTTTTTCCCTGCTTTCATCACATTGCTGTTTTTTCAGCATAATCGAACAGCCTATGACATTGTAGCAGGAACCATTGTGGTAAAAAGAAATGGGGTCAGATGA
- the Fam8a1 gene encoding protein FAM8A1 isoform X1 yields MAEGPEEARSRPPGQDGGSEDHEPVPSGPGSPSSSSAAAPRPPALTTVASAVPEPEPQCELRKRRETGAEPQEPGGCEASDGPGRLSAREYSRQVHEWLWQSYCGYLTWHSGLAALPAYCGPPPAAPQPAAPPPPPPPPQLAYYNPFYFLSAAAPGPGAATSAGATPTAVAGLTARAPHVQASARAVPVTRVGSAAPARTASDTGRQAGREYVIPSLAHRFMAEMVDFFILFFIKATIVLSIMHLSGIKDISKFAMHYIIEEIDEDTSMEDLQKMMIVALIYRLLVCFYEVHHSSFDQEFFYCFFFPCFHHIAVFSA; encoded by the exons ATGGCAGAGGGGCCCGAGGAAGCCCGGAGCCGCCCTCCCGGGCAGGACGGCGGTAGCGAGGACCACGAGCCGGTCCCTTCCGGACcaggctctccctcctcctcctccgccgccGCCCCCCGGCCCCCGGCTCTCACGACCGTCGCCTCGGCGGTGCCGGAGCCGGAGCCGCAGTGCGAGCTCCGGAAGCGCCGGGAGACGGGCGCAGAGCCTCAGGAGCCGGGGGGCTGCGAGGCGTCGGACGGGCCGGGGCGGCTGAGCGCGCGCGAGTACTCGCGGCAGGTGCACGAATGGCTGTGGCAATCCTACTGCGGCTACCTCACCTGGCACAGCGGCCTGGCCGCCCTCCCCGCCTACTGCGGCCCGCCTCCCGCCGCCCCTCAGCCCGCAGCCCCGCCGccgcccccgccgccgccgcagCTCGCTTACTACAACCCCTTCTACTTCCTAAGCGCTGCGGCGCCAGGGCCGGGGGCGGCCACGAGCGCCGGCGCCACCCCGACAGCCGTCGCGGGCCTGACGGCCCGGGCCCCGCACGTGCAGGCATCTGCCCGGGCGGTCCCTGTGACCAGGGTGGGCTCTGCAGCCCCTGCACGGACGGCGAGCGACACCGGGCGGCAGGCAG GTAGAGAGTATGTCATTCCATCCTTGGCCCACAGATTTATGGCAGAGATGGTGgatttctttattctcttctttatAAAAGCGACCATTGTCCTGAGCATCATGCATCTCAGTGGGATAAA GGACATCTCTAAGTTTGCCATGCACTATATAATAGAAGAGATTGATGAAGACACATCAATGGAAGACCTGCAGAAAATGATGATTGTGGCACTTATATACAGGTTGTTAGTTTGTTTCTATGAG GTCCACCATTCGAGCTTTGATCAAGAATTTTTCTATTGCTTCTTTTTTCCCTGCTTTCATCACATTGCTGTTTTTTCAGCATAA